In the Streptomyces sp. f51 genome, one interval contains:
- a CDS encoding helix-turn-helix transcriptional regulator: protein MSPEDEIAPVVEAAGRQVRLWREAAGMRVVEFGRAIGYGEDLVRKVERGARIPRADFLDRADDVLNAGGHLRAFKDDMEKARYPKKVRELKMLEERAVELLLYSNHNIHGLLQTPEYAQALFETRQPAYPQEVVERETAARMSRRVIYERSPAPALSFIQEEVTLRRPIGGRMKLRRQLEHLLHVGQLRNVSFQVMPTDREDHAGMQGLIEVLKFDDGTAVGRSDGAFSGRPVSDPRDLRILELRYGIIRARALTPRESLTFIEQLLGET from the coding sequence GTGAGCCCCGAGGACGAGATCGCCCCGGTGGTCGAGGCGGCCGGCCGCCAGGTCAGGCTCTGGCGGGAGGCGGCCGGGATGCGGGTGGTCGAGTTCGGGCGGGCGATCGGCTACGGGGAGGACCTGGTCCGGAAGGTCGAGCGCGGGGCGCGGATCCCGCGGGCCGACTTCCTGGACCGCGCGGACGACGTCCTGAACGCCGGCGGGCACCTCCGGGCCTTCAAGGACGACATGGAGAAGGCCCGGTACCCGAAGAAGGTCCGCGAACTGAAGATGCTGGAGGAGCGGGCCGTCGAGCTGCTGCTGTACAGCAACCACAACATCCATGGGTTGTTGCAGACGCCCGAATACGCGCAGGCGCTGTTCGAGACCCGCCAGCCCGCCTATCCGCAGGAAGTGGTGGAGCGTGAGACCGCCGCGCGCATGAGCCGGAGGGTGATCTACGAAAGGTCGCCTGCCCCAGCGCTCAGCTTCATCCAGGAAGAGGTGACTCTGCGGCGCCCGATCGGGGGCAGGATGAAGCTGCGTCGCCAGCTCGAACACCTACTGCACGTCGGCCAGTTGCGGAACGTGTCGTTTCAGGTGATGCCGACCGACCGAGAGGACCACGCCGGGATGCAGGGGCTCATCGAGGTGCTGAAGTTCGATGACGGTACGGCGGTCGGGCGATCAGACGGCGCTTTCAGCGGTCGCCCTGTCTCGGACCCCAGGGACTTGCGGATCCTGGAGCTGCGCTATGGCATCATCCGGGCCCGAGCCCTCACCCCGAGGGAGTCGTTGACCTTCATCGAGCAACTGCTGGGAGAGACATGA
- a CDS encoding DUF397 domain-containing protein yields MIHVTSPEDPSGLIWFKSSYSSSSEAGDCVEIAPTPTAIHVRDSKNPGGGRLAMAPAAWTAFVAAL; encoded by the coding sequence ATGATCCATGTGACCTCCCCCGAGGACCCCTCGGGGCTGATCTGGTTCAAGAGCAGCTACAGCAGCAGCAGCGAGGCCGGCGACTGCGTCGAAATAGCCCCCACCCCCACCGCGATCCACGTCCGCGACTCCAAGAACCCGGGCGGCGGCCGCCTGGCCATGGCTCCCGCGGCCTGGACGGCGTTCGTGGCGGCGCTGTAG
- the rpsJ gene encoding 30S ribosomal protein S10 encodes MAGQKIRIRLKAYDHEVIDSSAKKIVETVTRTGASVAGPVPLPTEKNVYCVIKSPHKYKDSREHFEMRTHKRLIDILDPTPKTVDSLMRLDLPAGVDIEIKL; translated from the coding sequence ATGGCGGGACAGAAGATCCGCATCCGGCTCAAGGCCTACGACCACGAGGTCATCGACTCCTCGGCGAAGAAGATCGTCGAGACGGTGACGCGCACTGGTGCGTCGGTCGCGGGCCCGGTGCCGCTGCCCACTGAGAAGAACGTGTACTGCGTCATCAAGTCGCCGCACAAGTACAAGGACTCTCGCGAGCACTTCGAGATGCGCACGCACAAGCGCCTCATCGACATCCTCGACCCCACGCCCAAGACCGTTGACTCCCTGATGCGACTCGACCTCCCGGCCGGTGTCGACATCGAGATCAAGCTCTAG
- the rplC gene encoding 50S ribosomal protein L3, translating into MAKQIKGILGEKLGMTQVWDENNRVVPVTVVKAGPNVVTQVRTNDVDGYESVQIAFGEIDPRKVNKPLKGHFAKADVTPRRHLVEIRTADASEYTLGQEITAEVFEAGIKVDVTGNSKGKGFAGVMKRHNFKGLGAGHGVQRKHRSPGSIGGCATPGRVFKGVRMAGRMGNERVTTQNLTVHAVDAEKGLLLIKGAIPGPNGGLVLVRTAAKGA; encoded by the coding sequence ATGGCTAAGCAGATCAAGGGCATCCTCGGCGAGAAGCTCGGCATGACGCAGGTGTGGGACGAGAACAACCGTGTTGTTCCCGTCACCGTCGTCAAGGCCGGCCCGAACGTCGTGACCCAGGTTCGTACGAACGACGTCGACGGCTACGAGTCCGTCCAGATCGCGTTCGGCGAGATCGACCCGCGCAAGGTGAACAAGCCCCTCAAGGGCCACTTCGCGAAGGCCGACGTCACCCCCCGCCGCCACCTCGTCGAGATCCGTACCGCTGACGCCAGCGAGTACACCCTCGGCCAGGAGATCACCGCTGAGGTGTTCGAGGCCGGCATCAAGGTGGACGTGACCGGCAACAGCAAGGGCAAGGGCTTCGCCGGTGTCATGAAGCGTCACAACTTCAAGGGCCTCGGCGCCGGACACGGTGTCCAGCGCAAGCACCGCTCCCCCGGCTCCATCGGTGGCTGTGCCACCCCGGGCCGTGTGTTCAAGGGCGTCCGCATGGCGGGCCGCATGGGCAACGAGCGGGTCACCACCCAGAACCTGACCGTTCACGCCGTTGACGCGGAGAAGGGCCTGCTCCTCATCAAGGGAGCGATCCCTGGTCCGAACGGCGGCCTCGTCCTGGTCCGTACCGCGGCCAAGGGGGCCTGA
- the rplD gene encoding 50S ribosomal protein L4, which translates to MSTIDILSPSGDTAGTVELPAEIFDVEKISIPLLHQVVVAQLAAARQGTHKVKRRGEVRGGGRKPYRQKGTGRARQGSTRAPQFAGGGVVHGPTPRDYSQRTPKKMKAAALRHALTDRARNARIHVITGVIEGETPSTKAAKSFLGKVSERKNVLLVIERSDEAALLSARNLPQVHILEPGQLNTYDVLVSDDVVFTQAAFESFVSGPQAADTEGSEA; encoded by the coding sequence ATGAGCACCATTGACATTCTGTCGCCCTCCGGCGACACCGCCGGGACTGTAGAGCTCCCGGCCGAGATCTTCGACGTCGAGAAGATCAGCATCCCGCTGCTTCACCAGGTTGTCGTCGCGCAGCTGGCCGCGGCCCGTCAGGGCACGCACAAGGTCAAGCGTCGTGGCGAGGTCCGTGGTGGTGGCCGCAAGCCTTACCGCCAGAAGGGCACCGGCCGCGCCCGTCAGGGTTCGACCCGCGCGCCGCAGTTCGCCGGCGGTGGCGTCGTCCACGGCCCCACCCCGCGTGACTACTCGCAGCGGACCCCGAAGAAGATGAAGGCCGCGGCCCTGCGCCACGCCCTCACCGACCGGGCCCGCAACGCTCGCATCCACGTCATCACCGGCGTGATCGAGGGCGAGACCCCCTCCACCAAGGCCGCGAAGAGCTTCCTCGGCAAGGTCAGCGAGCGCAAGAACGTGCTCCTGGTCATCGAGCGCTCCGACGAGGCCGCGCTGCTCTCCGCGCGCAACCTGCCCCAGGTCCACATCCTGGAGCCGGGCCAGCTGAACACGTACGACGTTCTCGTCTCGGACGACGTGGTCTTCACCCAGGCCGCTTTCGAGTCCTTCGTGTCTGGCCCCCAGGCCGCTGACACCGAAGGGAGCGAAGCCTGA
- the rplW gene encoding 50S ribosomal protein L23: protein MATRHPSIASKAAKAAKAARVAKAKRHEAEGKNTVETPLSKSFTDPRDVLLKPVVSEKSYALLDEGKYTFVVDPRANKTQIKQAVQAVFSVKVTGVNTINRQGKRKRTKTGFGKRADSKRAIVTLAEGDRIDIFGQAS from the coding sequence ATGGCTACGCGTCACCCGAGCATTGCCTCGAAGGCCGCCAAGGCCGCCAAGGCCGCGCGCGTCGCCAAGGCGAAGCGCCACGAGGCCGAAGGCAAGAACACCGTCGAGACCCCGCTGAGCAAGAGCTTCACGGATCCCCGTGACGTCCTCCTCAAGCCGGTCGTCTCGGAGAAGAGCTACGCGCTGCTCGACGAGGGCAAGTACACCTTCGTCGTGGACCCGCGGGCCAACAAGACCCAGATCAAGCAGGCCGTCCAGGCGGTCTTCTCGGTCAAGGTCACCGGGGTCAACACGATCAACCGTCAGGGCAAGCGCAAGCGCACCAAGACGGGCTTCGGCAAGCGTGCTGACAGCAAGCGCGCGATCGTGACCCTCGCTGAGGGCGACCGTATCGACATCTTCGGCCAGGCCTCCTAA
- the rplB gene encoding 50S ribosomal protein L2 — MGIRKYKPTTPGRRGSSVADFVEVTRSTPEKSLVRPLHSKGGRNNAGRVTVRHQGGGHKRAYRVIDFRRHDKDGVPAKVAHIEYDPNRTARIALLHYADGEKRYILAPRNLSQGDRVENGPGADIKPGNNLALRNIPVGTTIHAIEIRPGGGAKFARSAGASVQLLAKEGTMAHLRMPSGEIRLVDQRCRATVGEVGNAEQSNINWGKAGRKRWLGVRPSVRGVAMNPVDHPHGGGEGKTSGGRHPVSPWGQKEGRTRSPKKASNKYIVRRRKTNKKR; from the coding sequence ATGGGAATCCGCAAGTACAAGCCGACTACGCCGGGCCGTCGTGGCTCCAGCGTCGCCGACTTCGTCGAGGTCACGCGGTCCACGCCGGAGAAGTCGCTGGTCCGCCCGCTGCACAGCAAGGGCGGCCGTAACAACGCCGGTCGTGTGACCGTTCGCCACCAGGGTGGCGGACACAAGCGCGCCTACCGAGTGATCGACTTCCGTCGTCACGACAAGGACGGCGTGCCGGCGAAGGTCGCGCACATCGAGTACGACCCCAACCGCACCGCGCGCATCGCGCTGCTGCACTACGCGGACGGCGAGAAGCGCTACATCCTCGCCCCCCGCAACCTGTCGCAGGGTGACCGCGTCGAGAACGGTCCTGGGGCCGACATCAAGCCGGGCAACAACCTGGCGCTCCGCAACATCCCGGTCGGTACCACGATCCACGCGATCGAGATCCGTCCCGGTGGCGGCGCCAAGTTCGCCCGCTCCGCCGGTGCCTCGGTGCAGCTGCTCGCGAAGGAGGGCACGATGGCCCACCTTCGTATGCCTTCCGGCGAGATCCGCCTGGTCGACCAGCGCTGCCGCGCCACGGTCGGCGAGGTCGGCAACGCCGAGCAGAGCAACATCAACTGGGGTAAGGCCGGCCGTAAGCGCTGGCTGGGCGTTCGCCCGTCCGTCCGCGGTGTGGCGATGAACCCGGTTGACCACCCGCACGGTGGTGGTGAGGGCAAGACCTCCGGTGGTCGCCACCCGGTCTCCCCGTGGGGTCAGAAGGAGGGTCGTACTCGTTCGCCGAAGAAGGCTTCGAACAAGTACATCGTCCGCCGCCGCAAGACGAACAAGAAGCGCTAG
- the rpsS gene encoding 30S ribosomal protein S19: MPRSLKKGPFVDGHLVKKVDVQNEAGTKNVIKTWSRRSMIIPAMLGHTIAVHNGKTHIPVFVTESMVGHKLGEFSPTRTFRGHVKDDRKSKRR, translated from the coding sequence ATGCCGCGCAGTCTCAAGAAGGGACCCTTCGTCGACGGACACCTTGTAAAGAAGGTGGACGTACAGAACGAAGCCGGTACCAAGAACGTCATCAAGACCTGGTCCCGTCGCTCGATGATCATCCCGGCCATGCTCGGCCACACGATCGCGGTGCACAACGGCAAGACCCACATCCCGGTGTTTGTCACCGAGTCGATGGTCGGCCACAAGCTCGGCGAGTTCTCGCCGACGCGCACCTTCCGGGGTCACGTCAAGGACGACCGGAAGTCGAAGCGCCGCTAA
- the rplV gene encoding 50S ribosomal protein L22 — MEARAQARYIRVTPMKARRVVDLIRGMDATEAQAVLRFAPQAASVPVGKVLDSAIANAAHNYDHTDADSLFISEAYVDEGPTLKRFRPRAQGRAYRIRKRTSHITVVVSSKEGTR; from the coding sequence ATGGAAGCCAGGGCCCAGGCGCGGTACATCCGCGTTACGCCCATGAAGGCCCGCCGAGTGGTGGACCTTATCCGTGGCATGGATGCCACGGAGGCTCAGGCGGTCCTGCGTTTCGCCCCGCAGGCCGCGAGCGTGCCGGTCGGCAAGGTGCTTGACAGCGCCATTGCCAACGCCGCGCACAACTACGACCACACCGACGCCGACAGCCTCTTCATCTCCGAGGCGTACGTCGACGAGGGTCCGACCCTGAAGCGGTTCCGGCCGCGTGCCCAGGGCCGTGCCTACCGGATCCGCAAGCGGACCAGCCACATCACCGTGGTCGTCAGCAGCAAGGAAGGAACCCGGTAA
- the rpsC gene encoding 30S ribosomal protein S3 has protein sequence MGQKVNPHGFRLGITTDFKSRWYADKLYKDYVKEDVAIRRMMTSGMERAGISKVEIERTRDRVRVDIHTARPGIVIGRRGAEADRIRGDLEKLTGKQVQLNILEVKNPETDAQLVAQAVAEQLSSRVSFRRAMRKSMQSAMKAGAKGIKIQCGGRLGGAEMSRSEFYREGRVPLHTLRANVDYGFFEAKTTFGRIGVKVWIYKGDVKNIAEVRAENAAARAGNRPARGGADRPAGRGGRGGERGGRGRKPQTAPAAEAPKAEAPAAAPAESTGTEA, from the coding sequence ATGGGCCAGAAGGTTAACCCGCATGGGTTCCGGCTCGGCATCACCACGGACTTCAAGTCCCGCTGGTACGCCGACAAGCTGTACAAGGACTACGTCAAGGAAGACGTCGCCATCCGTCGGATGATGACGTCCGGCATGGAGCGCGCCGGCATCTCGAAGGTTGAGATCGAGCGCACCCGTGACCGTGTGCGGGTGGACATCCACACCGCGCGTCCGGGCATCGTCATCGGCCGCCGTGGCGCCGAGGCCGACCGCATCCGCGGCGACCTCGAGAAGCTCACGGGCAAGCAGGTCCAGCTGAACATCCTCGAGGTCAAGAACCCCGAGACGGACGCTCAGCTGGTTGCTCAGGCCGTTGCCGAGCAGCTTTCCTCCCGCGTCTCCTTCCGCCGCGCCATGCGTAAGAGCATGCAGTCGGCGATGAAGGCGGGCGCCAAGGGCATCAAGATCCAGTGCGGCGGCCGCCTCGGCGGCGCCGAGATGTCCCGCTCGGAGTTCTACCGCGAGGGCCGTGTGCCCCTGCACACGCTCCGCGCGAACGTCGACTACGGCTTCTTCGAGGCCAAGACGACCTTCGGCCGCATCGGTGTGAAGGTCTGGATCTACAAGGGCGACGTCAAGAACATCGCCGAGGTCCGCGCCGAGAACGCCGCTGCCCGTGCCGGCAACCGCCCGGCCCGTGGCGGCGCTGACCGCCCGGCCGGCCGCGGTGGCCGCGGTGGCGAGCGTGGCGGTCGCGGTCGTAAGCCGCAGACGGCTCCCGCTGCCGAGGCCCCCAAGGCCGAGGCTCCGGCTGCCGCTCCGGCTGAGAGCACCGGAACGGAGGCCTGA
- the rplP gene encoding 50S ribosomal protein L16, whose product MLIPRRVKHRKQHHPKRRGQAKGGTQVSFGEYGIQALTPAYVTNRQIEAARIAMTRHIKRGGKVWINIYPDRPLTKKPAETRMGSGKGSPEWWIANVHPGRVMFELSYPNEKIAREALTRAAHKLPMKCRIVKREAGEA is encoded by the coding sequence ATGCTGATCCCCCGTAGGGTCAAGCACCGCAAGCAGCACCACCCGAAGCGCCGTGGTCAGGCCAAGGGCGGCACGCAGGTTTCGTTCGGCGAGTACGGCATTCAGGCCCTCACGCCGGCGTACGTGACGAACCGCCAGATCGAGGCCGCTCGTATCGCGATGACCCGTCACATCAAGCGTGGCGGCAAGGTCTGGATCAACATCTACCCGGACCGCCCGCTCACCAAGAAGCCTGCCGAGACCCGCATGGGTTCCGGTAAGGGTTCCCCCGAGTGGTGGATCGCGAACGTGCACCCGGGCCGGGTCATGTTCGAACTGTCCTACCCCAACGAGAAGATCGCCCGTGAGGCCCTCACTCGCGCAGCCCACAAGCTGCCGATGAAGTGCCGGATCGTCAAGCGCGAGGCAGGTGAAGCGTGA
- the rpmC gene encoding 50S ribosomal protein L29 — MSAGTKASELRELGDEELLAKLREAKEELFNLRFQAATGQLENHGRLKAVRKDIARIYTLMRERELGIETVESA, encoded by the coding sequence ATGTCGGCCGGTACCAAGGCGTCCGAGCTGCGCGAACTGGGTGACGAGGAGCTTCTCGCGAAGCTCCGCGAAGCCAAGGAAGAGCTGTTCAACCTCCGCTTCCAGGCGGCGACCGGTCAGCTCGAGAACCACGGGCGGCTCAAGGCCGTCCGCAAGGACATCGCGCGGATCTACACCCTGATGCGTGAGCGCGAGCTGGGCATCGAGACGGTGGAGAGCGCCTGA
- the rpsQ gene encoding 30S ribosomal protein S17, whose product MSESNVTEQKTDRGFRKTREGLVVSDKMDKTVVVAVEDRVKHALYGKVIRRTSKLKAHDEQNAAGVGDRVLLMETRPLSSTKRWRIVEILEKAK is encoded by the coding sequence ATGAGCGAGAGCAACGTGACTGAGCAGAAGACCGACCGCGGTTTCCGCAAGACCCGCGAGGGTCTGGTCGTCAGCGACAAGATGGACAAGACCGTCGTCGTCGCCGTCGAGGACCGCGTGAAGCACGCGCTGTACGGCAAGGTCATCCGCCGTACCAGCAAGCTCAAGGCCCACGACGAGCAGAACGCCGCCGGCGTCGGCGACCGCGTCCTCCTCATGGAGACCCGGCCGCTGTCCTCGACGAAGCGCTGGCGCATCGTCGAGATCCTCGAGAAGGCCAAGTAA
- the rplN gene encoding 50S ribosomal protein L14, translating to MIQQESRLRVADNTGAKEILCIRVLGGSGRRYAGIGDVIVATVKDAIPGGNVKKGDVVKAVIVRTVKERRRPDGSYIRFDENAAVILKNDGDPRGTRIFGPVGRELREKKFMKIISLAPEVL from the coding sequence GTGATCCAGCAGGAGTCGCGACTGCGTGTCGCCGACAACACTGGTGCGAAGGAAATCCTTTGCATCCGTGTGCTCGGTGGCTCCGGTCGCCGCTACGCGGGCATCGGTGACGTGATCGTCGCCACCGTCAAGGACGCGATCCCCGGCGGCAACGTGAAGAAGGGTGACGTCGTCAAGGCCGTCATCGTTCGCACCGTCAAGGAGCGCCGCCGTCCGGACGGCTCGTACATCCGCTTCGACGAGAACGCCGCCGTCATTCTGAAGAACGACGGCGACCCTCGCGGCACCCGTATCTTCGGCCCCGTCGGCCGTGAGCTGCGCGAGAAGAAGTTCATGAAGATCATCTCGCTCGCGCCGGAGGTGCTGTAA
- the rplX gene encoding 50S ribosomal protein L24 produces MKIKKGDLVQVITGKDKGKQGKVIAAFPREDRVLVEGVNRVKKHTKAGPTAKGSQAGGIVTTEAPVHVSNVQLVVEKDGNKVVTRVGYRFDDEGNKIRVAKRTGEDI; encoded by the coding sequence ATGAAGATCAAGAAGGGCGACCTGGTTCAGGTCATCACCGGTAAGGACAAGGGCAAGCAGGGCAAGGTCATCGCGGCCTTCCCCCGCGAGGACCGCGTCCTGGTCGAGGGTGTCAACCGGGTCAAGAAGCACACGAAGGCCGGTCCGACCGCCAAGGGTTCCCAGGCCGGTGGCATCGTCACGACCGAGGCGCCCGTCCACGTCTCCAACGTCCAGCTGGTCGTTGAGAAGGACGGCAACAAGGTCGTCACGCGCGTCGGTTACCGCTTCGACGACGAGGGCAACAAGATCCGCGTTGCCAAGCGGACGGGTGAGGACATCTGA
- the rplE gene encoding 50S ribosomal protein L5, giving the protein MATTTTPRLKTKYREEIAAKLQEEFSYENVMQTPGLVKIVVNMGVGDAARDSKLMDGAVRDLTTITGQKPAITKARKSIAQFKLREGQPIGAHVTLRGDRMWEFLDRTLSLALPRIRDFRGLSPKQFDGRGNYTFGLTEQVMFHEIDQDKIDRTRGMDITVVTTATNDAEGRALLRHLGFPFKEA; this is encoded by the coding sequence ATGGCTACCACCACCACTCCGCGTCTCAAGACGAAGTACCGCGAGGAGATCGCGGCGAAGTTGCAGGAAGAGTTCTCCTACGAGAACGTCATGCAGACGCCGGGCCTCGTGAAGATCGTGGTCAACATGGGTGTCGGCGACGCCGCCCGTGACTCGAAGCTCATGGACGGTGCCGTCCGTGACCTGACCACGATCACCGGTCAGAAGCCGGCCATCACCAAGGCCCGCAAGTCCATCGCGCAGTTCAAGCTGCGTGAGGGTCAGCCGATCGGTGCCCACGTCACCCTCCGTGGCGACCGCATGTGGGAGTTCCTGGACCGCACCCTGTCGCTCGCGCTCCCGCGCATCCGCGACTTCCGTGGTCTGTCCCCCAAGCAGTTCGACGGCCGTGGCAACTACACCTTCGGTCTCACGGAGCAGGTCATGTTCCACGAGATCGACCAGGACAAGATCGACCGTACCCGGGGCATGGACATCACCGTGGTGACCACGGCGACCAACGACGCTGAGGGCCGCGCCCTTCTCCGTCACCTCGGCTTCCCCTTCAAGGAGGCGTAA
- a CDS encoding type Z 30S ribosomal protein S14, protein MAKKALIAKAARKPKFGVRGYTRCQRCGRPHSVYRKFGLCRVCLREMAHRGELPGVTKSSW, encoded by the coding sequence ATGGCGAAGAAGGCTCTGATTGCCAAGGCTGCTCGTAAGCCCAAGTTCGGTGTGCGTGGCTACACGCGCTGCCAGCGCTGCGGTCGTCCGCACTCCGTGTACCGCAAGTTCGGCCTCTGCCGCGTGTGCCTTCGTGAGATGGCTCACCGTGGCGAGCTGCCGGGCGTGACCAAGAGCTCCTGGTAG
- the rpsH gene encoding 30S ribosomal protein S8, whose amino-acid sequence MTMTDPIADMLTRLRNANSAYHDTVGMPHSKIKSHIAEILQQEGFITGWKVEDAEVGKNLVLELKFGPNRERSIAGIKRISKPGLRVYAKSTNLPKVLGGLGVAIISTSHGLLTDKQAGKKGVGGEVLAYVW is encoded by the coding sequence ATGACCATGACTGATCCGATCGCAGACATGCTTACGCGTCTGCGTAACGCGAACTCGGCGTACCACGACACCGTGGGTATGCCGCACAGCAAGATCAAGTCGCACATCGCGGAGATCCTCCAGCAGGAGGGCTTCATCACGGGCTGGAAGGTCGAGGACGCCGAGGTCGGCAAGAACCTCGTTCTCGAGCTGAAGTTCGGCCCGAACCGTGAGCGCTCCATCGCGGGCATCAAGCGGATCTCCAAGCCCGGTCTCCGGGTTTACGCGAAGTCCACCAACCTGCCCAAGGTGCTGGGCGGCCTCGGCGTGGCGATCATCTCCACGTCGCACGGGCTCCTCACCGACAAGCAGGCCGGCAAGAAGGGCGTAGGCGGAGAAGTCCTCGCCTACGTCTGGTAG
- the rplF gene encoding 50S ribosomal protein L6 — protein MSRIGKLPITVPAGVDVTIDGRTVSVKGPKGSLTHTVVAPIEIAKGEDGVLNVTRPNDERQNKALHGLSRTLVANMITGVTEGYVKKLEISGVGYRVLAKGSNLEFSLGYSHSITVEAPEGITFKVENPTRFSVEGIDKQKVGEVAANIRKLRKPDPYKAKGVKYEGEVIRRKVGKAGK, from the coding sequence ATGTCGCGTATTGGCAAGCTCCCCATCACGGTTCCCGCCGGCGTGGACGTCACCATCGACGGCCGTACGGTCTCGGTCAAGGGCCCCAAGGGCTCCCTGACCCACACCGTCGTGGCGCCGATCGAGATCGCCAAGGGTGAGGACGGCGTTCTGAACGTCACCCGCCCCAACGACGAGCGTCAGAACAAGGCCCTCCACGGCCTGTCCCGCACGCTGGTGGCGAACATGATCACCGGCGTGACCGAGGGTTACGTGAAGAAGCTCGAGATCAGCGGTGTCGGTTACCGCGTTCTGGCGAAGGGCTCCAACCTGGAGTTCTCGCTCGGCTACAGCCACTCGATCACTGTCGAGGCCCCCGAAGGCATCACCTTCAAGGTCGAGAACCCGACGCGGTTCTCGGTCGAGGGCATCGACAAGCAGAAGGTCGGCGAGGTTGCGGCCAACATCCGCAAGCTGCGCAAGCCCGACCCGTACAAGGCCAAGGGCGTCAAGTACGAGGGCGAAGTCATTCGTCGCAAGGTCGGAAAGGCGGGTAAGTAA
- the rplR gene encoding 50S ribosomal protein L18: MAYGVKIAKGDAYKRAAIKRRHIRIRKHISGTAERPRLVVTRSNRHIVAQVIDDVKGHTLASASTLDTTIRGGEADKSAQAKSVGALVAERAKAAGVEAVVFDRGGNQYAGRIAALADAAREAGLKF, from the coding sequence ATGGCATACGGTGTCAAGATTGCTAAGGGCGACGCTTACAAGCGTGCTGCCATCAAGCGTCGTCACATCCGGATCCGTAAGCACATCTCGGGTACGGCTGAGCGTCCGCGCCTGGTCGTGACGCGCTCCAACCGTCACATCGTGGCCCAGGTCATCGACGACGTTAAGGGTCACACCCTCGCGTCGGCGTCGACCCTGGACACCACGATCCGCGGTGGCGAGGCCGACAAGTCGGCTCAGGCGAAGTCGGTCGGCGCCCTGGTCGCCGAGCGCGCCAAGGCCGCCGGTGTCGAGGCTGTCGTATTCGACCGTGGTGGCAACCAGTACGCCGGGCGCATCGCCGCCCTGGCGGACGCCGCCCGCGAAGCCGGACTCAAGTTCTGA
- the rpsE gene encoding 30S ribosomal protein S5, with protein sequence MAGPQRRGSGAGGGERRDRKGRDGGAAAAEKTAYVERVVAINRVAKVVKGGRRFSFTALVVVGDGDGTVGVGYGKAKEVPAAIAKGVEEAKKHFFKVPRIQGTIPHPITGEKAAGVVLLKPASPGTGVIAGGPVRAVLECAGVHDILSKSLGSSNAINIVHATVAALKGLQRPEEIAARRGLPLEDVAPAALLRARAGAGA encoded by the coding sequence ATGGCTGGACCCCAGCGCCGCGGAAGCGGTGCCGGTGGCGGCGAGCGGCGGGACCGGAAGGGCCGTGACGGCGGCGCTGCTGCTGCCGAGAAGACCGCGTACGTTGAGCGCGTTGTCGCGATCAACCGCGTCGCCAAGGTTGTGAAGGGTGGTCGTCGCTTCAGCTTCACCGCGCTGGTCGTGGTGGGCGATGGTGACGGCACCGTCGGTGTCGGTTACGGCAAGGCCAAGGAGGTGCCGGCCGCGATCGCCAAGGGTGTTGAAGAGGCCAAGAAGCACTTCTTCAAGGTCCCCCGTATCCAGGGCACCATCCCGCACCCGATCACGGGCGAGAAGGCCGCGGGCGTCGTCCTGCTCAAGCCTGCTTCCCCCGGTACCGGCGTTATCGCCGGTGGCCCGGTGCGTGCAGTGCTCGAGTGCGCCGGCGTTCACGACATCCTGTCGAAGTCGCTCGGTTCTTCCAACGCGATCAACATCGTGCACGCGACCGTGGCGGCCCTCAAGGGCCTCCAGCGTCCCGAGGAGATCGCGGCTCGCCGTGGTCTGCCCCTCGAGGACGTCGCCCCCGCGGCGCTCCTTCGTGCACGTGCCGGGGCGGGTGCCTAA
- the rpmD gene encoding 50S ribosomal protein L30, protein MARLKVTQTKSYIGSKQNHRDTLRSLGLKGINTQVVKEDRPEFRGMVHTVRHLVTVEEVD, encoded by the coding sequence ATGGCTCGCCTCAAGGTCACGCAGACGAAGTCGTACATCGGCAGCAAGCAGAACCACCGTGACACCCTGCGCTCCCTTGGTCTCAAGGGCATCAACACGCAGGTCGTCAAGGAGGACCGCCCCGAGTTCCGCGGAATGGTTCACACCGTCCGCCACCTCGTGACGGTCGAGGAGGTCGACTGA